The Mastomys coucha isolate ucsf_1 unplaced genomic scaffold, UCSF_Mcou_1 pScaffold14, whole genome shotgun sequence genome window below encodes:
- the Dusp28 gene encoding dual specificity phosphatase 28 isoform X2, whose amino-acid sequence MGTSEAAQPPFARVAPALFIGTARAAGATELLVRAGITLCVNVSRQQPGPRAPGVAELRVPVFDDPAEDLLTHLEPTCAAMEAAVRDGGSCLVYCKNGRSRSAAVCTAYLMRHRGRSLDRAFQMVKSARPVAEPNVGFWAQLEKYEQTLQAQAILPREPTDPE is encoded by the exons ATGGGCACCTCCGAGGCCGCGCAGCCGCCGTTCGCGCGCGTCGCCCCCGCGCTCTTCATCGGGACTGCGCGAGCCGCGGGCGCGACGGAGCTGCTGGTGCGCGCGGGCATCACCCTGTGCGTCAACGTCTCCCGCCAGCAGCCCGGGCCGCGCGCACCCGGAGTGGCCGAGCTGCGCGTGCCCGTGTTCGACGACCCAGCCGAGGACCTGCTGACGCACCTGGAGCCCACCTGCGCCGCCATGGAGGCCGCGGTGCGCGACGGCGGCTCCTGCCTCGTGTACTGCAAGAACGGCCGCAGTCGCTCAGCCGCCGTCTGCACCGCCTACCTCATGCGGCACCGCGGCCGCAGCCTGGATCGCGCCTTCCAG ATGGTGAAGAGCGCCCGCCCGGTAGCCGAGCCCAATGTGGGTTTCTGGGCTCAGCTGGAGAAGTATGAACAGACCCTTCAGGCCCAGGCCATCCTGCCCCGGGAACCCACTGATCCTGAGTAA
- the Dusp28 gene encoding dual specificity phosphatase 28 isoform X1, with translation MGTSEAAQPPFARVAPALFIGTARAAGATELLVRAGITLCVNVSRQQPGPRAPGVAELRVPVFDDPAEDLLTHLEPTCAAMEAAVRDGGSCLVYCKNGRSRSAAVCTAYLMRHRGRSLDRAFQMVKSARPVAEPNVGFWAQLEKYEQTLQAQAILPREPTDPDSDTASLRHLFPSEPCKCSHDLK, from the exons ATGGGCACCTCCGAGGCCGCGCAGCCGCCGTTCGCGCGCGTCGCCCCCGCGCTCTTCATCGGGACTGCGCGAGCCGCGGGCGCGACGGAGCTGCTGGTGCGCGCGGGCATCACCCTGTGCGTCAACGTCTCCCGCCAGCAGCCCGGGCCGCGCGCACCCGGAGTGGCCGAGCTGCGCGTGCCCGTGTTCGACGACCCAGCCGAGGACCTGCTGACGCACCTGGAGCCCACCTGCGCCGCCATGGAGGCCGCGGTGCGCGACGGCGGCTCCTGCCTCGTGTACTGCAAGAACGGCCGCAGTCGCTCAGCCGCCGTCTGCACCGCCTACCTCATGCGGCACCGCGGCCGCAGCCTGGATCGCGCCTTCCAG ATGGTGAAGAGCGCCCGCCCGGTAGCCGAGCCCAATGTGGGTTTCTGGGCTCAGCTGGAGAAGTATGAACAGACCCTTCAGGCCCAGGCCATCCTGCCCCGGGAACCCACTGATCCTGA TTCAGACACAGCCTCGCTTAGACACCTGTTTCCATCAGAGCCCTGCAAATGTAGCCACGATCTAAAGTAA